A genomic window from Arthrobacter globiformis includes:
- a CDS encoding ABC transporter ATP-binding protein → MTAHDHRAQPPGQKAAVERKPAGPSRRRGRNPARPPKPDSGLRRTLRSVRPHLQGHRVLMVGGFVGLTFDVAFRLVEPWPLKVVIDAVSRSLGATLHKPGPSMDASMQTLILCGAAVVAISIGRAISNYWSAVCFALIGSRVAADLRARAFRHVQGLSMRHHTRASTGDTVQRLVGDVTRLQDVAITAGLPLLGNMATLVAMTGILLWLDPLLSLVVVLAAGVFVLLSRASSGPITAAAGNSRRGEGHLATTAAQTLGAIREVQAYGLEDTISSGFRSSNQATLGTGVVALRLAAGLERRTDVLIGVATAVVLAGGGWRVMEHVITPGDLVIFLMYLKTGMKPLKDVAKQIGRIARATASGERVADLLEAQTDLPESAHARRLDNRNPDIVIDDVSAGHGDGMVLHGINLTIPAGEHVAILGPSGAGKSTLASLILRMIDPATGSVRVGGEDLRDLKIASVRSHVSILLQDSVLFGISVRDNIRFGRLDATDREIEEAAALAQAGDFIRALPDGYDTVLGEAAKDLSGGQRQRIAIARAILRRAPIVILDEATAGLDAASRDSVLQALAALTRERTSITITHDPHSARSCDRIVWLENGRIVEEGRPEELLRDPGSRFARWMDDEDPSRPEEKLEVP, encoded by the coding sequence ATGACCGCGCACGACCACCGAGCGCAGCCGCCAGGGCAGAAAGCGGCCGTCGAGCGGAAGCCTGCGGGCCCATCCAGGCGGCGGGGGCGGAACCCCGCCCGGCCGCCAAAGCCGGATTCCGGGCTGCGGCGCACACTGCGCAGTGTGCGCCCGCATCTCCAGGGCCACCGCGTCCTCATGGTGGGCGGATTCGTCGGGCTCACGTTCGACGTGGCTTTCCGCTTGGTGGAACCTTGGCCCCTCAAGGTGGTGATCGACGCCGTCTCCCGCTCGCTGGGCGCCACGCTGCACAAACCCGGTCCCAGCATGGACGCCAGCATGCAGACGCTCATCCTGTGCGGGGCGGCGGTGGTGGCTATCAGTATTGGGCGCGCCATCTCCAACTACTGGTCCGCCGTCTGCTTCGCCCTCATCGGCTCGAGGGTCGCCGCTGACCTGAGGGCACGGGCCTTCCGCCACGTGCAGGGCTTGTCCATGCGCCACCACACCCGGGCGTCCACCGGGGACACCGTCCAGCGCCTGGTGGGCGACGTGACCCGCCTGCAGGACGTGGCCATCACCGCCGGGCTGCCGCTCCTGGGCAACATGGCCACCCTGGTGGCAATGACCGGCATCCTGCTTTGGTTGGATCCCCTGCTCTCCCTGGTGGTGGTCCTGGCCGCCGGCGTCTTCGTCCTCCTTTCCCGCGCCAGCTCAGGCCCCATCACGGCGGCGGCCGGCAACTCCCGCAGGGGGGAAGGGCACTTGGCCACGACGGCGGCGCAGACCTTGGGTGCCATCCGCGAGGTCCAGGCTTACGGGCTGGAGGACACCATCAGTTCCGGCTTCCGCAGCAGTAACCAGGCAACCCTGGGGACGGGCGTTGTGGCGCTGCGGCTCGCCGCCGGCCTCGAGCGGCGCACGGACGTGCTGATCGGCGTAGCGACGGCGGTGGTGTTGGCCGGAGGCGGCTGGCGGGTCATGGAGCACGTGATCACGCCGGGTGACCTGGTGATATTCCTGATGTACCTCAAGACGGGCATGAAACCGCTAAAGGACGTGGCGAAACAGATTGGCCGGATCGCCCGTGCCACGGCCTCCGGCGAGCGGGTGGCGGACCTGCTGGAAGCACAGACGGACCTGCCGGAGTCCGCCCATGCCCGCCGCCTGGACAACAGGAACCCGGACATCGTTATTGATGACGTGTCCGCGGGCCACGGCGACGGAATGGTGCTTCACGGGATCAACCTCACCATCCCGGCCGGTGAGCACGTGGCCATCCTAGGCCCGTCCGGCGCCGGAAAGTCCACCCTGGCCAGCCTCATCCTGCGCATGATCGACCCCGCCACCGGATCTGTCAGGGTGGGCGGCGAGGACCTGCGGGACCTCAAAATCGCATCCGTGCGGTCCCACGTGTCCATCCTGCTGCAGGACTCCGTGCTGTTCGGCATCTCCGTCCGGGACAACATCCGGTTCGGCAGGCTCGACGCCACGGACCGGGAAATCGAGGAGGCTGCCGCCCTGGCCCAGGCCGGCGACTTCATCCGCGCCCTTCCGGACGGCTACGACACGGTGCTGGGCGAAGCGGCAAAGGACCTCTCCGGCGGCCAGCGGCAGCGGATCGCCATTGCCCGCGCCATCCTCCGGCGGGCCCCGATCGTGATCCTCGACGAAGCGACGGCAGGCCTGGACGCCGCCTCCCGGGATTCCGTCCTGCAGGCCCTCGCCGCCCTGACCCGCGAACGAACCTCCATCACGATCACCCACGATCCCCACTCCGCCCGTTCCTGCGACCGCATCGTGTGGCTCGAAAACGGCAGGATTGTGGAGGAGGGACGCCCGGAGGAGCTGCTGCGGGATCCCGGGTCCAGGTTCGCCCGCTGGATGGATGACGAGGACCCCAGCCGGCCCGAAGAGAAGCTGGAAGTGCCATGA
- a CDS encoding SRPBCC family protein, translating into MSTRVEKRILVNVPVSTAYNQWTQFEDFPHFMGGVKKVTQLSDDRLEWVAEIAGVKRKWEARILEQKPDQKVAWAATEGATNAGSVEFEDVGGGQTSIKLFIDYEPEGIVEKIGDKLHVVEHQAEADLKRFKAFIEDEGYASGAWRGSVNEGGTVGTPGVEHAAGSLGDSGKAGVSGKMAAAAGVAAAAGAAAAVAAGGKDKDTDAAYVVDETVTLVVPEYTETTVVTDTTDTPGFSGGTAADTVAGGTAAGGTVAGGTAAGAGSALTDETIAHPFDQTNGLIDDEGDSDETAASDTRSAADRAESADRDPGTIPPLGGTSGQH; encoded by the coding sequence ATGAGCACGAGGGTTGAGAAGCGCATTCTGGTGAACGTGCCGGTCAGCACGGCATACAACCAGTGGACCCAGTTCGAAGACTTTCCGCACTTCATGGGCGGCGTCAAGAAGGTGACCCAACTCAGCGACGACCGCCTCGAGTGGGTGGCCGAGATCGCGGGCGTGAAGCGCAAGTGGGAGGCACGGATCCTCGAGCAGAAGCCGGACCAGAAGGTTGCCTGGGCCGCCACGGAGGGGGCCACCAACGCCGGCTCGGTGGAGTTTGAAGACGTGGGCGGCGGCCAGACCTCCATCAAGCTGTTCATCGACTACGAACCCGAGGGGATCGTGGAGAAGATCGGCGACAAGCTTCACGTCGTGGAGCACCAGGCCGAGGCCGACCTTAAGAGGTTCAAGGCATTCATCGAGGACGAAGGCTACGCCAGCGGCGCCTGGCGGGGCTCGGTCAATGAAGGCGGCACGGTGGGCACCCCTGGCGTTGAGCACGCTGCCGGGTCGCTCGGCGACAGCGGCAAGGCCGGCGTCTCCGGCAAGATGGCGGCGGCCGCCGGAGTGGCGGCTGCAGCAGGCGCGGCAGCAGCAGTTGCCGCGGGCGGCAAGGACAAGGACACCGACGCGGCCTATGTTGTGGACGAGACCGTCACCCTGGTGGTTCCGGAGTACACCGAAACCACCGTCGTTACCGACACGACCGACACCCCGGGCTTCTCCGGCGGAACTGCGGCGGACACCGTTGCAGGCGGAACTGCTGCCGGTGGAACTGTTGCCGGTGGAACTGCGGCAGGCGCCGGCTCGGCGCTGACGGACGAGACCATCGCCCATCCCTTCGACCAGACCAACGGACTGATTGACGACGAAGGCGACTCGGACGAGACCGCTGCAAGCGACACACGCAGCGCCGCAGACCGGGCCGAAAGCGCAGACCGCGATCCCGGCACCATCCCGCCCCTGGGCGGCACCTCCGGCCAGCACTAA
- a CDS encoding glycosyltransferase family protein, which translates to MRRNLALAHALSNQLPLLTGRDVTGILISGTALAPGFDLPAGWDWVILPGVEKSHDGYQPRHLTVPMQDLVSLRAGLLQSVLGGFRPDLVVVDRHATGIHRELEPALRRARAAGPVRTVLGLREVLDEPEAANAEWEKVGGAPLVKDLFDAIWVYGDPAIHDPVAAGEIPHSFSKLIRYTGYLAAGRPPGPGKLSVQRPYFITTVGGGADGHALAAMAAAADVPAGVRHLIIAGPQMPGRQITDLRRRAAPGVRIAERLNDMVLHLRGAQAIVSMGGYNTVCEIMSTDVPALIVPRIHARSEQRIRAASLASAGYLEYREITTLTPGILSGWLVRRLGTRVDRRQARLDGLVRVPQLAAELLQPLLRPDASSAPSSSREGAAHVAI; encoded by the coding sequence GTGCGGCGCAATCTCGCGCTGGCCCACGCACTGAGCAACCAACTCCCCCTCCTGACGGGCCGCGACGTTACCGGCATCCTCATTTCCGGCACCGCACTCGCCCCCGGGTTCGATCTTCCGGCCGGCTGGGACTGGGTCATCCTGCCCGGAGTGGAAAAGAGCCATGACGGCTATCAGCCCCGCCACCTTACAGTGCCCATGCAGGACCTCGTTTCCCTGCGGGCCGGCCTGCTCCAATCGGTGCTGGGCGGCTTCCGTCCCGATCTGGTAGTGGTTGATCGCCACGCCACCGGCATCCACCGCGAACTTGAACCCGCCCTGCGACGGGCCCGCGCGGCCGGGCCCGTCCGCACAGTTCTGGGACTGCGCGAGGTCCTGGATGAGCCTGAGGCAGCCAACGCCGAATGGGAGAAGGTGGGCGGCGCGCCACTGGTCAAAGACCTATTTGACGCCATCTGGGTTTATGGCGATCCTGCCATCCATGATCCTGTTGCTGCGGGCGAAATTCCGCATTCCTTCTCCAAACTGATCCGCTACACCGGATACCTTGCGGCAGGGCGGCCGCCCGGCCCCGGGAAGCTCAGCGTGCAGCGCCCTTATTTCATAACGACGGTGGGCGGCGGCGCTGACGGGCACGCCCTGGCAGCCATGGCGGCGGCGGCCGACGTTCCTGCGGGCGTGCGGCATCTGATCATCGCCGGGCCCCAGATGCCAGGGCGGCAGATCACGGACCTGCGGCGGCGCGCAGCCCCAGGCGTAAGGATTGCCGAGCGGCTCAATGACATGGTGCTTCACCTGCGCGGAGCCCAGGCCATCGTGTCCATGGGGGGTTACAACACCGTCTGCGAAATCATGAGCACCGACGTTCCTGCCCTGATTGTGCCGCGCATCCACGCCCGCTCCGAGCAGCGGATCAGGGCCGCCTCCCTGGCTTCCGCGGGGTACCTGGAATATCGCGAGATCACCACATTGACGCCGGGGATCCTCTCCGGCTGGCTGGTCCGCCGGCTGGGCACCAGGGTGGACCGGAGGCAGGCGCGGCTTGACGGGCTGGTCCGCGTGCCGCAGCTCGCGGCCGAACTCCTGCAGCCCCTGCTGCGCCCTGACGCATCTTCGGCGCCCAGCAGCTCACGGGAAGGTGCCGCGCATGTTGCAATCTGA
- a CDS encoding glycosyltransferase — protein MLQSEPATAYILKMYPRFSETFIVSEILAREAAGDRIEIFSLRPPNDPRFHPELARVKAPVTYIARPKSAERVWETFRAAEAAGLAPAVSRVFAELATTDTNDAIQAISLAVALQNRNIRHLHVHFASIPTTVARLASAITGIPYSFTAHAVDIFVEIVDDDLRTKFAQAHHAVTISEYNLRFLTRRFPDVTSRLHLVRNGLDLDRFPYRDPRTIGATVRVAAVGRLVEKKGFQHLMPAAAELVAQGVPLDLRIAGTGILAAQLQSAVEQLGLADHVRLLGPQTQDQVHELLDSCDVFVAPCVVAADGNADGMPTVLLEAMATGAPCISTAVTGIPEVVHNGRTGILTPPGDPHLLAQAIRRMSAPSTNRVSLARNARALIERDYDVRNQAEMLRALAPVARKVA, from the coding sequence ATGTTGCAATCTGAACCGGCTACCGCCTACATCCTGAAAATGTACCCGCGGTTCTCCGAGACGTTCATCGTCTCCGAGATTCTGGCGCGCGAGGCCGCCGGAGACAGGATTGAGATCTTCTCCCTCCGACCGCCCAACGACCCCCGCTTCCATCCCGAGCTGGCACGCGTCAAGGCGCCCGTGACGTATATCGCCCGGCCGAAGAGCGCCGAGCGTGTCTGGGAGACCTTCCGCGCCGCGGAAGCCGCCGGGCTAGCCCCGGCGGTGTCCCGGGTTTTCGCGGAACTGGCCACCACGGACACAAACGATGCGATTCAGGCCATCAGCCTCGCCGTCGCCCTGCAGAACCGCAACATCAGGCACCTGCACGTCCATTTCGCGTCAATCCCCACGACCGTGGCGAGGCTCGCCTCGGCCATCACCGGCATTCCCTATTCCTTCACAGCGCACGCGGTGGATATTTTCGTTGAGATCGTCGACGACGATCTCCGGACCAAGTTTGCCCAGGCCCACCATGCCGTGACGATCAGCGAGTACAACCTGCGATTCCTGACCCGCCGCTTCCCGGACGTTACCTCGCGCCTGCACCTGGTGCGAAACGGTCTGGACCTCGACCGCTTCCCGTACCGCGACCCCCGGACCATCGGTGCCACGGTGCGGGTGGCCGCCGTCGGACGGCTCGTGGAGAAGAAGGGATTCCAGCATCTGATGCCGGCCGCCGCAGAGCTCGTGGCCCAGGGCGTCCCGCTCGACCTGAGAATCGCAGGAACTGGAATCCTCGCCGCGCAACTGCAGTCCGCCGTCGAGCAGCTGGGGCTTGCGGACCACGTCAGACTGCTGGGGCCGCAGACCCAGGACCAGGTCCATGAGCTGCTGGATTCCTGCGACGTGTTCGTTGCTCCCTGTGTGGTGGCGGCGGACGGCAACGCAGACGGGATGCCCACGGTGCTGCTGGAGGCCATGGCCACCGGCGCGCCATGCATTTCCACTGCCGTGACCGGCATCCCTGAGGTGGTGCACAACGGACGCACGGGAATCCTGACGCCGCCCGGCGATCCGCACCTGCTTGCACAGGCCATCCGCCGCATGAGCGCTCCATCAACGAACAGGGTGTCCCTGGCGCGCAATGCCCGTGCACTGATCGAACGGGACTACGACGTGCGGAATCAGGCAGAGATGCTCCGTGCCCTGGCGCCCGTGGCAAGGAAGGTGGCGTAA
- a CDS encoding AAA family ATPase: MLIVLTGIDGSGKTTAARSLVAAARAEGKDALLLSNYAGRRRMSLLSAKLGIRLPARLADAAESTMRVFNVLVSHARASRFRGLVVMDRHLHCQLALREARGLRRGRLLPWLLRTLPTPDVVLHLDVSPETAHQRILARGTDEESVAELAALRNAYRALPEYADMVRIDAGGPPGRRTGQAA, encoded by the coding sequence ATGCTCATTGTTCTGACAGGAATCGACGGTTCGGGAAAGACGACGGCGGCCCGTTCCCTGGTTGCCGCAGCCCGGGCGGAGGGTAAGGACGCGCTTTTGCTGAGCAACTATGCCGGCCGGCGGCGGATGTCCCTGCTCAGCGCAAAGCTCGGCATCCGGCTGCCAGCGCGCCTGGCCGACGCGGCTGAAAGCACCATGCGGGTGTTCAATGTGCTGGTGTCGCATGCCCGGGCATCCCGGTTCCGGGGCCTTGTTGTCATGGACCGGCACCTTCATTGCCAGCTGGCGCTGCGCGAGGCAAGGGGCCTGCGCCGCGGGCGGCTTCTCCCCTGGCTGCTCCGCACCCTGCCCACCCCGGACGTGGTCCTCCACCTGGACGTGAGCCCCGAAACCGCACACCAACGGATCTTGGCGCGCGGCACGGACGAGGAATCCGTTGCCGAACTGGCCGCCCTCCGGAACGCCTACCGCGCACTGCCCGAATACGCAGACATGGTTAGGATCGACGCCGGCGGCCCTCCGGGGCGACGTACTGGCCAAGCTGCTTGA
- a CDS encoding PhzF family phenazine biosynthesis protein: MSATVNEYPFSQVDVFAPGPRPGNPVAVVHDADGLSTEQMQSFANWTNLSETTFLLKPTQPEADYRLRIFTPASEFPFAGHPTLGSAHAWLENGGQPQRPGELVQECEVGLVKISRTDGEQFFEAPPLLRSGAVEPEVLEQAIASLGITPEQVLDSNWVDNGPGWLGIRLASARQVLDLVPDFVAMGQLNVGVIGPYGNGGPADFEVRGFLPSLGIPEDSVTGSLNAGLAQWLIGSGAADANYTVSQGTVLGRGGRLTITGEGGSIWVGGTSRTVIRGSVFL; the protein is encoded by the coding sequence ATGTCCGCCACCGTGAACGAATATCCCTTTTCGCAGGTCGACGTTTTCGCCCCCGGGCCTAGACCCGGCAACCCGGTTGCCGTCGTCCATGATGCCGACGGCCTGTCCACCGAACAAATGCAGAGCTTCGCGAACTGGACCAACCTCTCCGAGACCACGTTCCTGCTGAAGCCGACACAGCCGGAGGCCGACTACCGCCTGAGGATCTTCACGCCGGCGTCCGAGTTTCCTTTCGCCGGGCACCCCACGCTCGGCTCCGCGCACGCGTGGCTGGAGAATGGCGGCCAACCCCAGCGCCCGGGCGAACTCGTGCAGGAATGCGAGGTGGGGCTCGTGAAGATCAGCCGAACCGACGGCGAACAGTTCTTCGAGGCGCCGCCGCTGCTCCGTTCCGGTGCCGTGGAACCTGAGGTGCTGGAGCAGGCCATTGCGAGCCTGGGCATCACACCCGAACAGGTTCTGGACAGCAACTGGGTGGACAACGGACCCGGCTGGCTCGGGATCCGGCTGGCCTCGGCCCGGCAGGTGCTCGACCTGGTGCCCGACTTCGTGGCCATGGGACAGCTGAACGTGGGCGTCATCGGCCCCTATGGAAACGGCGGCCCGGCAGACTTTGAGGTGCGCGGTTTCCTTCCCAGCCTGGGTATCCCCGAAGATTCAGTCACTGGCAGCCTGAACGCAGGCCTCGCCCAGTGGCTGATCGGTTCGGGAGCAGCGGACGCCAACTACACCGTCAGCCAGGGCACTGTCCTGGGCCGCGGCGGCCGGCTGACCATCACTGGCGAAGGCGGCAGCATCTGGGTCGGCGGCACCAGCCGCACAGTCATCCGGGGCAGCGTCTTCCTGTAG
- a CDS encoding aminoglycoside phosphotransferase family protein: MTGAEPAFRDPDLSLASRDDALPCLPYLLDDARLSSLLGETVRVTRVRYKPRTSLLVAFRCIRNGAFVYGWAMTRTRAGNSDLLRRELTSRSRGGGIRVLRPDPRLDDNLVAVGGVEDDWLLYRNLLWLREHGMERLGLPQRPGSALAGAGSAVRYKPERRLVLFVQNSGTPVVIKVAARPAGAEQEAHFLERLSLHGVPHLPELGDAECLRHGITACAAWGGGDLAGLDDDSGAVNAGEALARLHGIPPGGFPEGQDVWRDHVAAQMQATRSMVALLLPTLEEPARRVESELRARLLTDGAATEYVLVHGDFSPDQVLVGGSEVRLIDFDRARTGVAEADLGSFAAAEEAVRAGASAVPAGGAGGPKTARLNEGYARAGGRFTEAGVDAWAAYRLYNSSVEPFRDRSPEWAADMSWHLHRAKELI, from the coding sequence ATGACCGGGGCAGAACCAGCGTTCAGGGATCCGGACCTCTCCCTGGCCAGCCGCGATGATGCGCTCCCTTGCCTTCCCTACCTGCTGGACGACGCCCGCCTGTCCTCGCTGCTCGGCGAAACCGTCCGCGTGACCCGGGTCCGCTACAAGCCTCGCACCTCCTTGCTGGTGGCATTCCGGTGCATCCGCAACGGCGCCTTCGTCTACGGGTGGGCCATGACCCGGACCCGCGCCGGCAACTCCGATCTCCTGCGGCGGGAGCTCACCTCGCGGTCCCGCGGTGGGGGTATCCGGGTCCTGCGCCCCGATCCGCGGCTGGACGACAACCTGGTGGCGGTGGGCGGCGTCGAGGACGACTGGCTCCTCTACAGAAACCTGCTCTGGCTGCGCGAACACGGCATGGAACGGCTCGGCCTCCCGCAGCGGCCGGGCAGCGCGCTGGCCGGCGCAGGCAGCGCGGTGCGGTACAAACCCGAGCGCCGTCTGGTCCTCTTCGTCCAGAACTCCGGCACACCGGTGGTCATCAAGGTCGCCGCCAGGCCGGCCGGTGCCGAACAGGAGGCCCATTTCCTGGAGCGGCTGAGCCTGCACGGTGTTCCGCACCTCCCCGAGCTGGGCGACGCCGAATGCCTGAGGCACGGCATCACCGCCTGCGCGGCCTGGGGCGGCGGCGACCTTGCAGGTCTCGACGACGACTCCGGGGCGGTCAACGCGGGGGAAGCCCTGGCAAGGCTACATGGCATACCCCCCGGCGGATTCCCGGAAGGGCAGGACGTCTGGCGTGACCACGTCGCGGCGCAGATGCAGGCCACACGGTCCATGGTTGCGTTGCTGCTTCCCACACTGGAGGAGCCGGCCAGGCGGGTCGAATCCGAGCTCCGCGCCCGCCTGCTGACGGACGGCGCGGCAACCGAGTACGTCTTGGTGCACGGGGACTTCTCCCCTGACCAGGTGCTGGTGGGGGGCTCGGAAGTGCGCCTCATAGATTTTGACCGGGCGCGCACCGGTGTGGCTGAGGCTGACCTGGGATCGTTCGCTGCCGCGGAGGAAGCCGTCCGGGCCGGTGCTTCCGCAGTGCCAGCAGGGGGCGCGGGAGGCCCGAAAACCGCACGGCTCAACGAGGGCTACGCCAGGGCGGGCGGGAGGTTCACCGAAGCCGGCGTGGACGCCTGGGCGGCCTACCGGCTCTACAACAGCAGCGTCGAACCCTTCCGCGACCGGTCCCCGGAATGGGCCGCCGACATGTCCTGGCATCTGCACCGGGCCAAGGAACTGATCTAA
- a CDS encoding phosphotransferase, which produces MNWHPPVPRRVTDPAGKEWLVSRSWPGVSADRYVLEVQSPGYPGVLGGFFREGRFVPVGADDSKLPALALESPKGETVVHRAHKRAVLCAGDTYIKVFRPEQAPAAATNHVLATAPLAGGHFRTPVMTSARPDVLVFGRLAGRSYHELGQDRTTVPDEFFAGMWADWSHAWTESVARARGSAFRASLEQLPLHDAEEELVKVRRWIDHWLLHSNGIPEAEQGRAALLAQADAVTAGLLAGPRDPLGWAHGDLHDKQILGSDNTGAPGLLDFDEACRAEAALDLANLDVHLELRRRQNLLSEQRFAVAHASIGSAARRLHVRPERFEAYAASARLRLACMYSFRPPWGSWAVRYLTSMDLVSPELRRSPKCRAPRREPVPL; this is translated from the coding sequence ATGAACTGGCATCCTCCCGTACCCCGCCGCGTGACCGACCCCGCGGGAAAAGAGTGGCTGGTGAGCCGTTCGTGGCCCGGCGTTTCGGCAGACCGGTACGTCCTCGAAGTGCAGTCGCCCGGCTATCCCGGGGTGCTGGGCGGGTTCTTCCGCGAAGGCCGGTTTGTCCCGGTAGGTGCGGACGACTCCAAGCTGCCTGCACTCGCCCTCGAGTCGCCTAAGGGCGAAACCGTGGTCCACCGCGCCCACAAGCGGGCAGTCCTGTGTGCCGGTGACACCTACATCAAAGTGTTCCGGCCTGAACAGGCGCCTGCGGCGGCCACAAACCATGTGTTGGCCACCGCACCCCTGGCCGGCGGCCACTTCAGGACACCGGTGATGACCTCAGCCCGGCCGGATGTCCTGGTTTTCGGCCGCCTGGCGGGGCGGTCGTATCATGAGCTCGGCCAGGACCGGACGACCGTCCCGGACGAGTTCTTTGCCGGCATGTGGGCTGACTGGTCGCACGCCTGGACGGAATCTGTTGCCCGTGCCAGGGGCTCCGCTTTCCGCGCCAGCCTGGAGCAGCTTCCGCTGCACGATGCCGAGGAGGAACTGGTCAAGGTGCGGCGGTGGATCGATCACTGGCTGCTCCACAGCAATGGGATCCCCGAGGCTGAGCAGGGACGCGCTGCGCTCCTGGCACAGGCCGACGCCGTCACGGCCGGTCTTCTGGCCGGGCCCCGCGATCCCCTCGGGTGGGCGCACGGAGACCTGCACGACAAACAAATACTGGGCAGCGACAACACCGGAGCGCCGGGGCTGCTGGATTTCGACGAGGCCTGCAGGGCCGAGGCCGCCCTGGACCTGGCCAACCTGGACGTGCACCTGGAACTGCGCCGGAGGCAGAATCTCCTGAGTGAGCAGCGGTTTGCAGTCGCCCATGCGAGCATCGGATCGGCGGCCCGCCGCCTGCACGTCCGCCCGGAACGGTTCGAGGCGTATGCCGCTTCCGCCCGGCTGCGGCTGGCCTGCATGTACTCCTTCCGCCCGCCGTGGGGATCCTGGGCGGTGAGGTACCTGACATCAATGGACCTGGTTTCGCCGGAGCTGCGCCGATCACCGAAATGCCGAGCGCCGCGGCGCGAACCTGTCCCGCTATAG
- a CDS encoding glycosyltransferase family 4 protein, whose amino-acid sequence MRVAYICADPGVPVFGTKGSSVHVQEIVRAWGRAGADVTVYCVRAGNDRPADLTGLPVVERPPRKAEPAVRERAIEEAASSLADAALRNGCDLVYERYSLFSAALAMVAGALGVPAVLEVNAPLIEEQQRYRQLFDVGLAESMLRRNALAADAVACVSEPVLRWVKQRVPEARTVLAPNGVNTDRITARTWWQPSGQRAGHGRFTVAFTGTLKPWHGVPDLLESVALANADPERAGLWTVRIIGDGPGRPDLERLATRLGVETEFTGAVPPDSVPGLLHECDAAAAPYLQPAPGQDHYFSPLKVYEYLASGMPVIATALGQIPSIIEHGRTGLTVPAGDLAGFAAALNRLGADAALRERLGTQARAAAVEHHSWDGVLSLITAALASRQEVA is encoded by the coding sequence ATGCGCGTCGCCTACATCTGCGCCGATCCCGGCGTCCCGGTCTTCGGGACCAAGGGATCCTCCGTCCATGTCCAGGAGATCGTGCGCGCCTGGGGCAGGGCCGGAGCCGACGTCACGGTGTACTGCGTCCGCGCCGGGAACGACCGCCCGGCCGACCTCACGGGTCTGCCCGTCGTGGAACGGCCGCCCCGCAAGGCAGAACCGGCCGTGCGCGAGCGCGCCATCGAAGAGGCGGCGTCCTCCCTCGCTGACGCCGCCCTCCGCAACGGCTGCGACCTCGTCTATGAACGCTACTCGCTGTTCAGCGCCGCCTTGGCCATGGTGGCCGGCGCACTCGGGGTCCCGGCCGTCCTTGAGGTCAACGCGCCGTTGATCGAGGAGCAGCAGCGGTACCGCCAGCTTTTTGATGTTGGCCTCGCTGAATCGATGCTCCGCCGGAACGCCCTGGCCGCCGACGCCGTGGCCTGCGTCTCTGAGCCGGTGCTCCGTTGGGTGAAGCAGCGCGTACCCGAGGCCAGGACCGTGCTGGCACCGAACGGCGTCAACACCGACCGGATTACGGCCCGGACGTGGTGGCAACCTTCCGGACAGCGGGCAGGACACGGCCGTTTCACAGTGGCGTTCACCGGCACCCTCAAGCCGTGGCACGGCGTCCCGGACCTGCTCGAGTCGGTGGCCCTGGCTAACGCTGATCCGGAGAGAGCGGGCTTGTGGACGGTGAGGATCATCGGCGACGGGCCGGGCCGGCCGGACCTCGAACGGCTCGCCACCCGGCTCGGCGTGGAGACGGAGTTCACCGGTGCCGTCCCGCCGGACTCCGTGCCTGGCCTGCTGCATGAATGCGATGCCGCCGCTGCGCCGTACCTGCAGCCCGCGCCCGGCCAGGACCACTACTTTTCGCCGTTGAAGGTGTACGAATACCTGGCATCGGGCATGCCGGTGATCGCCACGGCCCTGGGCCAGATCCCGTCCATCATTGAGCACGGCCGCACCGGGCTGACGGTCCCTGCCGGCGATTTGGCAGGGTTCGCCGCCGCCCTGAACCGTCTGGGGGCTGACGCCGCGCTCCGCGAACGGCTGGGCACCCAGGCCCGGGCCGCCGCCGTCGAACATCACAGTTGGGACGGCGTGCTTTCCCTGATCACCGCGGCGCTGGCATCCCGGCAGGAGGTGGCCTGA
- a CDS encoding YbaK/EbsC family protein, which produces MTDTLLLPAVAEALAAHGLVHEVLECSPDLADTAEFCAHYGFSLEQAANTILVASKKVEPPRYAVCVVLGTTRLDVNRSVRDLLDVKRASFADAGTTTALTGMLVGGVTVPGIAGLPVYVDQAVMDVPRVVMGGGNRSSKIVLDPAELLKLPGVEVVDGLAGARTAPSHDMQG; this is translated from the coding sequence GTGACTGACACGCTCCTTCTGCCCGCCGTGGCCGAGGCCTTGGCCGCCCACGGCTTGGTCCACGAGGTCCTGGAATGTTCACCGGATCTGGCGGACACGGCGGAGTTCTGCGCCCACTACGGCTTCAGCCTGGAGCAGGCGGCCAACACCATCCTGGTCGCCTCCAAAAAGGTGGAGCCGCCCCGGTATGCGGTGTGCGTGGTCCTGGGCACCACCCGGCTGGACGTGAACCGCTCCGTCCGGGACCTGCTCGACGTCAAGCGCGCCTCCTTCGCCGACGCCGGCACCACCACCGCGCTGACCGGCATGCTGGTGGGCGGCGTCACCGTGCCCGGCATTGCCGGGCTTCCCGTGTACGTGGACCAGGCCGTGATGGACGTGCCCCGGGTGGTCATGGGAGGCGGCAACAGGTCCAGCAAGATCGTTCTGGACCCGGCCGAGCTCCTCAAACTGCCGGGAGTCGAGGTGGTGGACGGGCTCGCCGGAGCGCGTACAGCCCCAAGCCACGATATGCAGGGTTGA